Proteins found in one Pocillopora verrucosa isolate sample1 chromosome 12, ASM3666991v2, whole genome shotgun sequence genomic segment:
- the LOC131790085 gene encoding neuronal acetylcholine receptor subunit alpha-7 isoform X2, producing MDTKEQIVILDTWVIQRWKNEFLVWDSKAFGDVERVQFLPSEIWVPDISLYNNGDDSTTLAGGRGKFVTEVSVDNKGNCVWSGPATFKANCDLQIISWPFDNQTCELGFGSYTYGDDRLNIKLFVDTSGEFTSRFVTSGDWSIMNITKRITKTSHGDCCPFDFSEVVYSLKMSRKPLFHVFYLTIPSTLLLTLTLTSFFIPVESGERIGFVTTMLLAMTVFLLLIPSFLPETSDGVPILGISLQATSIIIALVLFGNIFVLKVFFTNGTPPQWVRNLCLCWRRKGKVSKRVDVNGSDEYPIPSVNSPPSLNAIELSTTSTRATTSHGWEEKEEQITWQKVSSKLDHFFFTFFVIISAITLCTVYLVNQ from the exons ATG GACACAAAAGAACAAAttgtgattttggacacttGGGTGATACAG AGgtggaaaaatgaatttctcgTTTGGGACTCGAAAGCCTTTGGAGATGTAGAGCGTGTGCAGTTTCTCCCGAGTGAGATCTGGGTACCAGATATCTCCCTTTACAACAA CGGAGACGATAGTACAACTCTGGCTGGAGGAAGAGGGAAATTTGTCACTGAAGTTTCTGTAGACAACAAAGGGAACTGTGTGTGGAGTGGGCCTGCTACATTCAAAGCGAACTGTGACTTACAAATCATCAGTTGGCCGTTTGACAACCAGACATGTGAATTGGGCTTTGGTTCATATACATACGGAGATGACAGATTGAATATTAAACTGTTTGTAGACACATCTGGTGAATTTACCA GTCGCTTCGTTACAAGTGGTGACTGGAGTATAATGAATATAACAAAAAGAATCACTAAGACAAGTCACGGCGACTGTTGTCCATTTGACTTCAGCGAAGTTGTTTACAGTTTGAAAATGTCTCGGAAGCCTTTATTTCATGTGTTTTACCTCACTATTCCAAGCACGCTGCTTTTGACTCTGACGCTGACATCATTTTTCATTCCTGTGGAGAGTGGGGAAAGAATTGGCTTTGTCACTACCATGCTTCTCGCCATGACGGTGTTCTTGCTGCTTATTCCATCTTTCCTCCCGGAAACATCAGATGGCGTCCCAATCCTCGGCATAAGTTTGCAGGCCACGTCGATCATCATAGCTTTGGTCCTGTTTGGTAACATCTTCGTCCTTAAGGTTTTCTTCACGAATGGTACTCCACCTCAATGGGTGCGCAACCTCTGCTTGTGTTGGAGGAGGAAAGGAAAAGTTTCCAAACGAGTTGATGTGAACGGCTCAGACGAGTACCCAATCCCTTCTGTGAACTCTCCCCCATCCCTGAATGCCATAGAACTGTCCACCACATCCACAAGAGCCACCACATCACATGGATGGGAGGAGAAGGAAGAGCAAATAACATGGCAAAAAGTGTCATCTAAACtggatcatttcttttttacgTTTTTCGTGATCATTAGCGCGATTACCCTTTGCACAGTCTACTTGGTAAATCAATAA
- the LOC131790085 gene encoding neuronal acetylcholine receptor subunit alpha-2 isoform X1 — translation MFYYLVVWFLEGLCVRGVLGSSNASLEHQIRSALLDNYDMNVRPVIGKKAVEVAFGMKISRLVKVDTKEQIVILDTWVIQRWKNEFLVWDSKAFGDVERVQFLPSEIWVPDISLYNNGDDSTTLAGGRGKFVTEVSVDNKGNCVWSGPATFKANCDLQIISWPFDNQTCELGFGSYTYGDDRLNIKLFVDTSGEFTSRFVTSGDWSIMNITKRITKTSHGDCCPFDFSEVVYSLKMSRKPLFHVFYLTIPSTLLLTLTLTSFFIPVESGERIGFVTTMLLAMTVFLLLIPSFLPETSDGVPILGISLQATSIIIALVLFGNIFVLKVFFTNGTPPQWVRNLCLCWRRKGKVSKRVDVNGSDEYPIPSVNSPPSLNAIELSTTSTRATTSHGWEEKEEQITWQKVSSKLDHFFFTFFVIISAITLCTVYLVNQ, via the exons ATGTTTTATTACCTCGTAGTATGGTTTTTGGAAGGACTTTGTGTTAGAG GCGTTTTAGGATCATCAAATGCCTCATTGGAACATCAAATCCGCAGCGCCCTGCTTGATAACTATGACATGAATGTCAGGCCAGTAATAGGGAAAAAAGCCGTAGAAGTGGCGTTTGGTATGAAGATTAGCAGACTCGTAAAAGTG GACACAAAAGAACAAAttgtgattttggacacttGGGTGATACAG AGgtggaaaaatgaatttctcgTTTGGGACTCGAAAGCCTTTGGAGATGTAGAGCGTGTGCAGTTTCTCCCGAGTGAGATCTGGGTACCAGATATCTCCCTTTACAACAA CGGAGACGATAGTACAACTCTGGCTGGAGGAAGAGGGAAATTTGTCACTGAAGTTTCTGTAGACAACAAAGGGAACTGTGTGTGGAGTGGGCCTGCTACATTCAAAGCGAACTGTGACTTACAAATCATCAGTTGGCCGTTTGACAACCAGACATGTGAATTGGGCTTTGGTTCATATACATACGGAGATGACAGATTGAATATTAAACTGTTTGTAGACACATCTGGTGAATTTACCA GTCGCTTCGTTACAAGTGGTGACTGGAGTATAATGAATATAACAAAAAGAATCACTAAGACAAGTCACGGCGACTGTTGTCCATTTGACTTCAGCGAAGTTGTTTACAGTTTGAAAATGTCTCGGAAGCCTTTATTTCATGTGTTTTACCTCACTATTCCAAGCACGCTGCTTTTGACTCTGACGCTGACATCATTTTTCATTCCTGTGGAGAGTGGGGAAAGAATTGGCTTTGTCACTACCATGCTTCTCGCCATGACGGTGTTCTTGCTGCTTATTCCATCTTTCCTCCCGGAAACATCAGATGGCGTCCCAATCCTCGGCATAAGTTTGCAGGCCACGTCGATCATCATAGCTTTGGTCCTGTTTGGTAACATCTTCGTCCTTAAGGTTTTCTTCACGAATGGTACTCCACCTCAATGGGTGCGCAACCTCTGCTTGTGTTGGAGGAGGAAAGGAAAAGTTTCCAAACGAGTTGATGTGAACGGCTCAGACGAGTACCCAATCCCTTCTGTGAACTCTCCCCCATCCCTGAATGCCATAGAACTGTCCACCACATCCACAAGAGCCACCACATCACATGGATGGGAGGAGAAGGAAGAGCAAATAACATGGCAAAAAGTGTCATCTAAACtggatcatttcttttttacgTTTTTCGTGATCATTAGCGCGATTACCCTTTGCACAGTCTACTTGGTAAATCAATAA